Proteins from a single region of Flavobacterium sp. K5-23:
- the fabF gene encoding beta-ketoacyl-ACP synthase II yields MVLKRVVVTGLGALTPIGNSIEEYWNSLINGVSGAAPITYYDTEKHKTKFACEIKNFNIEDYMDRKESRRLDKFAQYAIASSDEAIKDAGLTDDNIDKERVGVIWGAGIGGLETFQEEVLNYAKGDGTPRFNPFFIPKMIADIAPAHISMRNGYMGPNYTTVSACASSANALIDAFNYIRLGMCDVIISGGSEAAVTIAGMGGFNSMQALSTRNDSPETASRPFDATRDGFVLGEGSGALVLEEYEHAKARGAKIYCEVGGGGMSSDAYHLTAPHPEGIGVIAVMKNTLRDAGLNPEDVDHINTHGTSTPLGDVAELKAISAVFGGHAKNININSTKSMTGHLLGAAGAIEAIASILAMKYGIVPPTINHTVVDERIDPSLNLTLNIPQKREINVAMSNTFGFGGHNACVLFKKLVD; encoded by the coding sequence ATGGTATTAAAACGAGTTGTTGTAACAGGTCTGGGTGCTCTTACTCCTATTGGGAATAGTATAGAAGAGTATTGGAATTCTCTTATCAATGGCGTTAGTGGAGCTGCTCCAATAACGTATTACGATACAGAGAAACACAAAACCAAATTTGCCTGTGAAATTAAAAACTTCAACATAGAAGACTACATGGATCGCAAAGAATCCCGTAGATTAGACAAATTTGCCCAATATGCAATTGCTTCTAGCGACGAAGCCATTAAAGATGCTGGACTTACAGATGACAACATTGACAAAGAAAGAGTCGGTGTTATTTGGGGTGCAGGAATTGGTGGATTGGAAACTTTTCAAGAAGAAGTTCTAAACTACGCTAAAGGTGACGGTACTCCACGTTTCAACCCGTTTTTCATACCAAAAATGATTGCTGATATCGCACCTGCACATATTTCTATGCGTAATGGCTATATGGGCCCTAACTACACAACTGTTTCGGCTTGTGCTTCTTCTGCAAATGCTTTAATTGATGCATTCAACTACATTCGTTTAGGAATGTGTGATGTGATAATTTCAGGTGGTTCAGAAGCCGCTGTTACTATCGCAGGGATGGGTGGTTTTAACTCAATGCAAGCATTGTCTACAAGAAATGACAGTCCGGAAACTGCTTCAAGACCATTTGACGCAACTCGCGACGGTTTTGTTTTAGGTGAAGGATCTGGTGCTCTAGTTCTTGAGGAATACGAACATGCTAAAGCACGTGGAGCGAAAATCTATTGTGAAGTAGGAGGTGGCGGAATGTCATCGGATGCTTATCATTTAACGGCTCCTCATCCGGAAGGAATTGGGGTAATTGCAGTAATGAAAAACACATTAAGAGATGCTGGATTAAACCCTGAGGATGTTGATCATATCAATACTCACGGAACTTCAACACCACTTGGTGATGTTGCTGAATTAAAAGCAATTAGTGCTGTATTTGGTGGACATGCAAAAAACATTAACATCAATTCAACTAAATCAATGACAGGTCATTTGTTAGGTGCTGCTGGAGCTATTGAAGCAATTGCTTCTATATTAGCTATGAAATATGGCATTGTTCCCCCTACAATTAACCATACTGTTGTTGACGAACGAATTGACCCTTCTTTAAACTTAACATTAAACATTCCTCAAAAAAGAGAAATAAATGTAGCCATGAGTAATACTTTTGGTTTTGGAGGTCATAATGCATGTGTATTGTTTAAAAAATTAGTTGATTAA
- a CDS encoding Bax inhibitor-1/YccA family protein: MNFSSKNPFLNNKSFSATTATRKEEVHQATIIDYNQEMTMAGTINKTLLLFLLLTASAMVIWWMAFNGLNPIVPAIGGAIIGLILVMISAFKPHLSPYLAPGYALFEGLFIGGISAIFEARYPGIVIQAVGATFVTFAVCLGLYKFKIVKVTEQFKSVVIAATLAIATYYLISWVVSMFTSFQPVHHGNSMMSIGISVFVIIIAALNLFLDFDRIEKGVQEKMPKYMEWFGAMGLMITLVWLYIEFLRLLSKLSSKD, from the coding sequence ATGAATTTCAGTTCGAAAAATCCTTTTTTAAATAATAAATCTTTTTCAGCTACAACGGCTACCAGAAAAGAAGAAGTGCACCAAGCCACCATTATTGACTACAATCAAGAAATGACAATGGCAGGAACAATCAACAAAACTTTACTTTTATTTTTACTGCTTACCGCATCAGCAATGGTGATCTGGTGGATGGCTTTTAATGGCCTAAACCCAATAGTACCGGCAATAGGAGGCGCAATAATTGGATTAATATTAGTAATGATTTCCGCTTTCAAACCTCATTTATCACCATATTTAGCTCCTGGTTATGCTTTATTTGAAGGTTTGTTTATTGGTGGAATTTCAGCAATTTTTGAAGCTCGCTACCCTGGAATTGTTATTCAGGCCGTAGGCGCCACTTTTGTGACATTTGCAGTTTGTCTGGGATTGTATAAATTTAAAATTGTAAAAGTTACGGAGCAATTCAAATCGGTTGTGATAGCGGCAACACTTGCCATCGCTACTTATTATCTTATCTCTTGGGTTGTTTCTATGTTTACCAGCTTCCAGCCGGTTCATCACGGTAATTCTATGATGAGCATTGGAATCAGTGTGTTTGTGATTATAATCGCGGCTTTGAATCTATTTTTGGATTTTGACAGAATCGAAAAAGGAGTTCAGGAAAAAATGCCAAAATATATGGAATGGTTTGGCGCTATGGGATTGATGATTACACTTGTGTGGTTATATATCGAATTCTTAAGATTGCTTTCTAAACTTTCAAGTAAAGATTAA
- the rnhA gene encoding ribonuclease HI, which yields MNLHDVHIYTDGAAKGNPGKGGYGVVMETVVMGKIYKKEFYEGFRLTTNNRMELLAVIVGLEKLKSPNTKVLVVSDSKYVVDSVVKGWVFGWEKKGFVDRKNSDLWKRLLVVYRKHKVDFKWIKGHNNHPQNERCDVLAVMGSQSATLSVDSFYEMEERKLL from the coding sequence TTGAATTTACACGACGTACATATATATACTGATGGGGCTGCAAAAGGAAACCCTGGAAAAGGTGGCTACGGTGTAGTGATGGAAACTGTAGTGATGGGGAAGATTTATAAGAAAGAATTTTATGAAGGCTTTAGGTTGACTACAAATAACAGGATGGAGCTACTTGCTGTAATTGTAGGACTTGAGAAACTTAAAAGTCCAAATACAAAAGTCTTGGTGGTTTCTGATTCAAAATATGTTGTAGATTCAGTTGTGAAAGGCTGGGTTTTTGGTTGGGAAAAAAAAGGATTTGTTGACAGGAAAAATTCTGATTTATGGAAGCGTCTTCTGGTGGTTTATAGAAAACACAAGGTCGATTTTAAATGGATAAAAGGGCATAACAATCACCCTCAAAATGAAAGGTGTGATGTATTAGCTGTAATGGGTTCGCAAAGCGCAACACTTTCTGTCGATTCTTTTTATGAAATGGAAGAGCGTAAGTTGTTGTAA
- the dinB gene encoding DNA polymerase IV, with protein sequence MSEIAQNRKIIHIDMDAFYASVEQLDNPALRGKPIAVGGSENRGVVSAASYEARKFGVRSAISGVLAKRNCPDLIFVPPRFERYKEISKKIHKIFHDYTDLVEPLSLDEAYLDVTQNKKGNPSASLLAEEIRLRIFNEVGLTASAGISVNKFVAKIASDYNKPNGQKTVNPDEVLSFLEELPIKKFYGVGKVTTEKMYQLGIFNGAILKTKSEEFLEKHFGKSGKFYYNVVRGIHNSEVKSDRITKSVAAEHTFDVNLSSEIFMVEQLDKIASTLERRLKKHKIAGKTVTLKIKYSDFSQQTRSKTLPYFISDKGLIVETVKELLYQERMKDSVRLLGISLNNLNTEIKKSVVVQLKFDFKF encoded by the coding sequence ATGTCCGAGATTGCTCAAAATAGAAAAATTATACACATCGATATGGATGCTTTTTACGCCTCTGTAGAGCAACTCGACAATCCTGCTCTTAGAGGAAAACCCATTGCTGTTGGCGGGTCTGAAAATCGAGGAGTTGTTTCGGCAGCGAGTTATGAGGCAAGGAAGTTTGGTGTTCGAAGTGCCATAAGTGGCGTTTTGGCCAAGCGCAATTGTCCTGATCTTATTTTTGTGCCTCCCAGATTTGAGCGGTATAAAGAAATATCAAAAAAGATCCATAAGATTTTCCATGATTATACTGATTTAGTCGAGCCTTTATCGCTTGATGAAGCATATCTGGACGTTACCCAAAACAAAAAAGGAAATCCTAGCGCAAGCTTATTGGCAGAAGAAATTAGACTCCGAATTTTTAATGAAGTAGGTTTGACCGCTTCGGCCGGAATTTCAGTAAATAAATTTGTGGCCAAAATCGCAAGTGATTATAATAAACCAAATGGGCAAAAAACCGTCAATCCTGATGAAGTTCTTTCGTTTCTGGAGGAACTGCCCATAAAGAAGTTTTACGGAGTTGGAAAAGTCACCACCGAGAAAATGTACCAATTAGGGATTTTTAATGGGGCTATTTTGAAAACAAAATCTGAAGAATTCCTAGAGAAGCATTTTGGGAAATCCGGTAAGTTTTATTACAATGTGGTTCGTGGGATACACAATAGTGAAGTCAAGTCAGACCGAATAACTAAGTCAGTTGCGGCCGAGCATACTTTTGATGTTAATCTTTCTTCTGAAATATTTATGGTTGAACAACTCGATAAGATTGCTTCGACATTAGAAAGAAGATTAAAAAAGCACAAAATTGCAGGTAAAACCGTGACCTTGAAAATCAAATACAGCGATTTTAGCCAGCAAACCAGAAGTAAGACCTTGCCTTATTTCATTTCTGATAAAGGCTTGATTGTCGAAACAGTTAAAGAATTATTATATCAAGAGCGAATGAAAGATTCTGTTCGATTGCTCGGAATATCCCTGAATAACTTAAACACTGAGATTAAAAAGTCTGTTGTAGTGCAACTCAAATTTGATTTTAAATTTTAG
- a CDS encoding acyl carrier protein: MSDIASRVKAIIVDKLGVDENEVVTEASFTNDLGADSLDTVELIMEFEKEFDIQIPDDQAENIATVGQAISYIEEAKK, translated from the coding sequence ATGTCAGACATTGCATCAAGAGTAAAAGCGATTATCGTAGACAAATTAGGTGTTGACGAAAACGAAGTTGTAACAGAAGCAAGCTTCACTAATGATTTAGGAGCTGACTCATTAGACACTGTTGAGCTTATCATGGAATTCGAAAAAGAATTTGACATTCAGATTCCAGACGATCAAGCAGAAAACATTGCTACTGTAGGTCAAGCTATTTCTTACATCGAAGAAGCTAAAAAATAA
- a CDS encoding phosphoribosylglycinamide formyltransferase, translating into MKKIVVFASGSGSNAENIIKYFAKGKTGVVVSVFTNNANAKVIERSKKNGVSVEIFSKEDLNESKVLHKINQIKPDLIVLAGFLLKFPEDIVAAYPDKIINIHPALLPKYGGKGMYGIRVHQAVVDNKDVETGITIHYVNDHYDEGNVIFQATVLLSGSESADEVAAKIHELEQEHFPLVIEKLLTSNL; encoded by the coding sequence ATGAAAAAAATAGTTGTTTTTGCTTCAGGTTCGGGCTCTAATGCCGAAAATATCATCAAATATTTTGCAAAAGGCAAAACGGGAGTTGTTGTTTCGGTTTTTACAAATAACGCAAATGCCAAGGTAATAGAAAGATCAAAAAAGAATGGCGTATCTGTTGAGATATTCTCAAAAGAGGACTTAAATGAAAGTAAAGTATTACATAAAATAAATCAAATAAAGCCTGATTTAATAGTTCTTGCAGGATTTTTACTTAAATTCCCTGAAGATATTGTCGCGGCATATCCGGATAAAATAATTAACATTCACCCCGCTTTACTTCCAAAATATGGAGGAAAAGGGATGTATGGAATACGAGTTCATCAGGCTGTTGTAGATAATAAAGATGTAGAGACTGGTATAACAATTCATTATGTGAACGATCATTATGATGAAGGAAATGTTATTTTTCAGGCAACTGTTCTTTTATCAGGGTCTGAATCAGCAGATGAAGTGGCCGCGAAAATACATGAATTAGAACAGGAACATTTTCCTTTAGTGATTGAAAAGCTTTTAACATCTAATTTATAA
- the pyk gene encoding pyruvate kinase: MLTNKKTKIVATLGPACSTKEIIKDMIDAGVNVFRVNFSHADYSDVKEKINIIRSLNAEFGYTTAILGDLQGPKLRVGVMNDGVVVNDGDLITFTTAEDIVGTAKKVFMKYKNFPNDVNPGERILLDDGKLIFEIVETDKNTEVIARVIQGGELKSKKGVNLPNTKISLPAMTEKDIADAIFAIGQEVDWIALSFVKTPKDLQELQELISEHSDHKIPIVAKIEMPEALENIDKILAYCDALMVARGDLGVELPAHEVPLVQKELIRKAKTARIPVIVATQMMETMISSLTPTRAEVNDVANSVMDGADAVMLSGETATGNYPVQVIQKMTQIIEAVEDSPLIQVPQNTPHIRTKRFITKNICYHAALMANDIKAKAICTLTNSGYTAFQISAWRPSAHVLVFTSNKRILTQLNLLWGVKSYYYDKRVSTDDTVTDINEIVKEKGYVTTGDFVINLAAMPIKEKGMVNTLRISEIE; encoded by the coding sequence ATGCTTACAAACAAAAAAACCAAAATTGTAGCCACACTTGGGCCTGCATGTAGTACCAAAGAGATCATAAAAGACATGATTGACGCAGGAGTAAATGTGTTTAGAGTAAATTTCTCACATGCAGATTATTCTGATGTTAAAGAAAAAATCAATATTATTAGATCCCTTAATGCAGAATTTGGATATACCACTGCTATTCTTGGTGATTTACAGGGACCCAAACTACGTGTAGGAGTTATGAATGACGGAGTAGTTGTTAATGATGGTGATTTAATCACTTTTACAACAGCCGAAGACATTGTGGGAACTGCCAAAAAAGTATTCATGAAATACAAAAATTTCCCAAATGATGTAAATCCAGGTGAACGTATTTTATTAGACGATGGAAAACTTATTTTTGAAATTGTTGAAACCGACAAGAATACAGAAGTAATCGCAAGAGTTATACAAGGTGGGGAACTAAAATCTAAAAAAGGTGTAAATCTTCCCAATACTAAAATATCACTTCCTGCAATGACAGAAAAGGATATTGCTGATGCAATTTTTGCCATTGGTCAAGAAGTAGACTGGATTGCACTTTCATTTGTAAAAACACCTAAAGATTTACAAGAACTTCAGGAATTAATATCAGAGCACTCTGATCATAAAATTCCTATTGTTGCTAAAATCGAAATGCCAGAAGCATTAGAGAACATAGATAAAATCCTGGCTTATTGCGATGCCTTGATGGTAGCCCGTGGTGACTTAGGAGTAGAACTTCCTGCTCATGAAGTTCCACTTGTACAGAAAGAATTGATTCGCAAGGCTAAAACTGCCCGAATTCCTGTAATTGTGGCAACACAAATGATGGAAACGATGATTTCAAGTCTTACTCCTACTCGTGCAGAAGTAAATGATGTGGCAAACTCAGTTATGGATGGAGCAGATGCAGTAATGCTTTCTGGAGAAACTGCAACTGGTAATTATCCCGTTCAGGTTATTCAAAAAATGACACAAATTATTGAAGCAGTAGAGGATTCTCCGCTAATTCAAGTGCCACAAAACACACCCCACATTAGAACTAAACGTTTTATCACAAAAAACATTTGTTACCATGCTGCCCTTATGGCAAATGACATTAAGGCCAAAGCAATTTGTACTTTGACCAATAGTGGATATACCGCATTCCAAATTTCAGCCTGGAGACCTTCGGCGCATGTACTGGTTTTTACTTCGAATAAAAGAATCCTAACCCAGTTGAATTTATTGTGGGGAGTAAAATCGTATTATTATGACAAAAGAGTAAGCACGGACGACACAGTGACTGATATAAACGAAATTGTAAAAGAAAAAGGATATGTAACTACTGGTGACTTTGTCATCAATTTAGCTGCAATGCCCATCAAAGAAAAAGGAATGGTGAACACCTTGAGAATTTCGGAGATAGAATAA
- a CDS encoding CYTH domain-containing protein yields MIEIERKFLVTSDAYKKEAFSQKRIAQGYLSSIPERTVRVRIKGNKGFLTIKGASNKTGMSRFEWENEIPVEDAKELLLLCEKGIIDKTRYEIKIGNHIYEVDEFYSDNEGLIVAEIELDSESENFEKPEWLGEEVTKDKRYYNASLSTNPFKNW; encoded by the coding sequence ATGATAGAAATAGAACGAAAATTTTTGGTCACTTCTGACGCTTATAAAAAGGAGGCTTTTTCTCAAAAACGAATTGCGCAGGGTTATTTAAGCTCGATTCCAGAACGCACAGTTCGCGTGCGTATAAAAGGAAATAAGGGCTTCTTGACCATAAAAGGGGCCTCAAACAAAACAGGGATGTCGCGTTTTGAATGGGAAAATGAAATTCCAGTTGAAGATGCAAAAGAATTGTTGCTTTTATGCGAAAAAGGAATTATCGACAAAACTAGATATGAAATAAAAATAGGCAATCACATCTATGAAGTTGATGAATTTTACAGCGACAATGAAGGCTTAATTGTAGCAGAAATTGAATTAGACTCAGAATCCGAAAATTTTGAAAAACCGGAATGGTTAGGTGAAGAAGTAACTAAAGACAAGCGGTATTATAATGCGAGTTTGAGTACTAATCCATTTAAAAACTGGTGA
- the rnc gene encoding ribonuclease III: MSIFRNIFSKSRTKQDGIFFDSIQEILGFAPKNLSYYTKAFTHRSTNRIDSEGKPINYERLEFLGDAMLSSVIAAHLFNEVPHGDEGYLTKMRSKIVSREHLNELGKDLNLIRFIESKVPIQHFGENIHGNIFESLIGAIYLDKGYTYCEKFIQKSVIIPYVDIPRLEGKVISYKSLVIEWCQKEKKPFHYDIFEDNAIDGQRLFGVKLSIDDKVIAKARATSKKKAEEKASQRAYFAFQEKMDKK; this comes from the coding sequence ATGAGTATTTTCAGAAATATATTTTCAAAATCCCGTACTAAACAAGACGGGATTTTTTTTGATTCTATTCAAGAAATATTGGGATTCGCACCAAAAAATTTAAGCTACTACACAAAAGCATTTACCCATCGCTCTACAAATCGCATTGATTCTGAAGGGAAACCTATAAATTACGAACGCCTGGAATTTTTGGGTGACGCAATGTTAAGCTCTGTTATAGCCGCACATTTATTTAATGAAGTACCGCATGGAGATGAAGGGTATCTAACTAAAATGCGTTCAAAAATTGTTAGTAGAGAACACCTTAACGAATTAGGAAAAGATTTAAATCTTATTCGATTCATCGAGAGTAAAGTTCCTATCCAGCATTTTGGAGAAAACATCCATGGAAATATATTTGAGTCTTTAATAGGGGCCATATACCTCGATAAAGGATACACGTATTGTGAAAAATTTATTCAAAAAAGTGTTATAATTCCTTACGTTGACATTCCAAGACTGGAAGGAAAAGTAATCAGCTATAAAAGTCTGGTTATAGAATGGTGTCAGAAAGAAAAAAAACCATTTCATTATGACATTTTTGAAGATAACGCAATCGATGGTCAGCGCCTTTTTGGTGTAAAACTTAGTATTGACGACAAAGTAATTGCAAAAGCAAGAGCTACTTCTAAAAAGAAAGCGGAAGAAAAAGCATCACAGCGCGCCTATTTTGCGTTTCAAGAAAAAATGGATAAGAAATAA
- a CDS encoding PfkB family carbohydrate kinase, producing the protein MNKLLIVGTVAFDAIETPFGKTDKILGGAATYIGLSASHFNLQSAIVSVVGDDFPQEYLDLLKTRNIDISGLEIVKGGKTFFWSGLYHNDLNSRDTLVTELNVLADFQPKVPENFKNADVVMLGNLHPIVQSSVLDQMEVQPKLVVLDTMNFWMDCALPELMEVIKRVDVITINDEEARQLSGEYSLVKAAAKIHTMGPKYVVIKKGEHGALLFQDKEVFFAPALPLEEVFDPTGAGDTFAGGFAGFITQSENVSFENMKNAIIYGSNLASFCVEKFGTERMIGLEKNDVLNRLMQFKSLTQFDIEL; encoded by the coding sequence ATGAACAAATTATTGATTGTCGGAACAGTTGCTTTCGACGCCATTGAAACTCCTTTTGGTAAAACTGATAAAATTCTAGGAGGAGCTGCTACTTATATAGGTCTGTCAGCTTCACATTTTAACCTACAGTCTGCTATAGTTTCTGTCGTTGGTGATGATTTTCCACAAGAATATTTAGATTTATTGAAGACAAGGAATATTGATATTTCCGGTCTTGAGATTGTAAAAGGAGGAAAAACTTTCTTTTGGAGTGGTCTTTACCATAATGATTTGAATTCAAGAGACACATTGGTTACTGAACTGAATGTTTTGGCAGATTTTCAGCCAAAAGTTCCTGAGAATTTTAAAAATGCTGATGTGGTGATGTTAGGAAACTTACATCCTATTGTTCAAAGCAGTGTTTTGGATCAAATGGAGGTTCAGCCTAAATTAGTAGTTTTAGATACTATGAATTTTTGGATGGATTGTGCATTGCCAGAATTAATGGAAGTAATTAAACGTGTAGACGTTATTACAATAAATGATGAAGAAGCAAGACAGCTTTCCGGTGAGTATTCACTAGTTAAAGCAGCAGCTAAAATTCATACTATGGGGCCTAAATACGTAGTGATTAAAAAAGGGGAACATGGCGCGTTACTTTTTCAGGACAAAGAGGTTTTCTTTGCTCCAGCTTTGCCCCTAGAAGAAGTTTTTGACCCAACAGGTGCAGGAGATACCTTTGCGGGAGGATTTGCGGGATTCATCACACAAAGTGAAAATGTATCTTTCGAAAACATGAAAAACGCAATTATTTATGGATCTAATTTGGCTTCATTTTGTGTGGAGAAATTTGGAACCGAAAGAATGATTGGTTTAGAGAAAAACGATGTGCTGAATAGATTGATGCAGTTTAAATCATTGACTCAGTTTGATATAGAATTATAA
- a CDS encoding septal ring lytic transglycosylase RlpA family protein, with amino-acid sequence MKKLITLLFLLVIITIAKSQSSDKQKAVTQKNLAVKDTVKKGKLIAVQLETGVDTLVVDNAKYKLHKKNVSASYYHDKFNGRKTSSGIRFDNNKYTAAHRKFPFGTKLKVTNEVNGKSVIVEVIDRGPFTKGRELDLTRRAFFDIAAHKGKGVLKVTIAVQQ; translated from the coding sequence ATGAAAAAATTAATAACACTGTTATTTTTACTTGTTATTATAACCATAGCAAAGAGTCAAAGTTCAGATAAACAAAAGGCAGTTACCCAAAAAAATCTAGCAGTTAAGGACACTGTAAAGAAAGGAAAACTTATCGCTGTGCAACTTGAAACTGGAGTAGATACATTAGTTGTTGACAATGCTAAATACAAACTGCATAAAAAAAATGTAAGCGCCTCTTATTATCATGATAAATTCAACGGTAGAAAAACATCTAGCGGGATTCGATTTGACAATAATAAATACACTGCGGCTCATAGAAAATTTCCATTTGGCACAAAATTAAAAGTTACAAATGAAGTCAATGGTAAGTCAGTTATCGTGGAAGTTATCGATAGAGGTCCCTTTACTAAAGGAAGAGAACTTGACTTAACTAGAAGAGCTTTTTTTGATATTGCAGCCCACAAGGGTAAAGGAGTTTTAAAAGTTACAATTGCCGTACAGCAATAA
- a CDS encoding IPExxxVDY family protein, with amino-acid sequence MAIHKLDLGDFDEIDYLLVAIHTTLEDYRLAYLINQKLDINLSKNKDDIQVNSKEGEAKFSRFHHYNSDKTISWNLIQNRNEVFQEKKDSIQNLFSDTTLEVSTKVYLLPEFKKADYFLKIENNIEMIDLSIMKKLLNTIDSISTVYTVDINKIKSKNNLIF; translated from the coding sequence ATGGCAATTCACAAATTGGATCTTGGTGATTTTGATGAAATAGATTATCTTCTAGTTGCAATTCACACTACATTAGAAGATTATCGATTAGCCTATTTAATCAATCAAAAACTGGACATAAATCTCAGTAAAAACAAGGATGATATTCAGGTAAATAGTAAAGAAGGAGAAGCGAAATTTTCCAGATTTCATCATTACAACTCCGACAAGACTATTTCTTGGAACTTGATTCAAAACAGAAACGAGGTATTCCAAGAGAAAAAAGATTCCATTCAAAATTTATTTTCGGATACAACATTAGAAGTATCTACGAAAGTATATTTACTTCCCGAATTTAAAAAAGCAGATTATTTTTTAAAAATCGAAAATAATATTGAAATGATAGATCTGTCTATAATGAAAAAACTTTTAAATACAATTGATTCGATATCTACTGTTTATACCGTAGATATAAATAAAATAAAATCAAAAAACAATTTAATTTTTTAA